One window of the Misgurnus anguillicaudatus chromosome 8, ASM2758022v2, whole genome shotgun sequence genome contains the following:
- the itgb3bp gene encoding centromere protein R isoform X6, translating into MPVKRSLQLQDKENSPTKRHSPVRNYSPMTGTRLMSPAPKSAGTSKAGGKKTNTPKTKKLLTDAERIVFLRSKVKRSLKDMMKYRHQLETLLPLESSSELRSLLLMGPADLNTELRRHEDLSAKIASRVQRADTNKGHFQAGHQRNVTILITWQSLKIINVEKSNNNNSTAF; encoded by the exons TGTGAAGAGATCCCTTCAGTTACAGgacaaagaaaat AGTCCAACTAAGAGACATTCACCAGTAAGAAATTATTCCCCCATGACTGGAACCCGGTTGATGAGTCCTGCACCAAAATCTGCAG GTACTTCCAAAGCAGGTGGAAAGAAAACCAATACCCCtaaaacaaaaaagcttttGACAGATGCCGAGAG AATTGTCTTTCTCAGAAGCAAGGTGAAAAGATCTCTCAAGGACATGATGAAATACAGGCACCAGCTGGAGACACTACTG CCACTAGAGAGCAGTAGTGAGCTGAGGAGTCTGTTACTGATGGGTCCTGCTGATCTGAACACTGAACTCAGGAGGCATGAAGATCTAT CTGCTAAAATTGCATCCCGTGTACAGAGAGCAGACACAAACAAGGGTCATTTCCAAG CTGGACACCAAAGGAATGTCACAATTCTGATCACATGGCAAAGCCTGAAAATTATAAATGTGGAGAagagcaacaacaacaacagtacAGCATTTTAA
- the itgb3bp gene encoding centromere protein R isoform X5, translating into MPVKRSLQLQDKENSPTKRHSPVRNYSPMTGTRLMSPAPKSAAGTSKAGGKKTNTPKTKKLLTDAERIVFLRSKVKRSLKDMMKYRHQLETLLPLESSSELRSLLLMGPADLNTELRRHEDLSAKIASRVQRADTNKGHFQAGHQRNVTILITWQSLKIINVEKSNNNNSTAF; encoded by the exons TGTGAAGAGATCCCTTCAGTTACAGgacaaagaaaat AGTCCAACTAAGAGACATTCACCAGTAAGAAATTATTCCCCCATGACTGGAACCCGGTTGATGAGTCCTGCACCAAAATCTGCAG CAGGTACTTCCAAAGCAGGTGGAAAGAAAACCAATACCCCtaaaacaaaaaagcttttGACAGATGCCGAGAG AATTGTCTTTCTCAGAAGCAAGGTGAAAAGATCTCTCAAGGACATGATGAAATACAGGCACCAGCTGGAGACACTACTG CCACTAGAGAGCAGTAGTGAGCTGAGGAGTCTGTTACTGATGGGTCCTGCTGATCTGAACACTGAACTCAGGAGGCATGAAGATCTAT CTGCTAAAATTGCATCCCGTGTACAGAGAGCAGACACAAACAAGGGTCATTTCCAAG CTGGACACCAAAGGAATGTCACAATTCTGATCACATGGCAAAGCCTGAAAATTATAAATGTGGAGAagagcaacaacaacaacagtacAGCATTTTAA